CGGGAAACACAGTTTTATCAATCGCCGCCGCAAATTCCTGCTTGCACAGAATCATTCCCGCGCGCGGTCCACGCAGCGTCTTGTGGGTGGTGGAAGTCACAATCTGGGCGTGCGGCACCGGTGAGGGATGTACCCCTCCCGCCACCAGTCCGGCAAAATGCGCCATGTCCACCAGGTAGAGCGCGCCTACTTTGTCGGCAATCTGCCGCATGCGCTCAAAATGAATGATTCGCGGATAGGCGCTCCCGCCACCGATGATCAGCTTCGGCCGCTCTTTCTCTGCCAGCTTCTCCAGCTCGTCGTAATCGATGGTCTCGGTCTCGCGCGTCACTCCATAGGGAACCACACGGTAAGTCTTGCCGGAAAAATTTAGATGATGCCCGTGCGTGAGATGTCCGCCATGCGCCAGGTTCAGACCCAGAATCGTATCCCCCGGTTGCAGCACCGCGCCGTAAGCTTCCATGTTGGCCGAGGAACCGGAGTGCGGCTGCACGTTGGCATGCTCGGCCCCAAACAGCTTCTTGGCCCGATCGCGCGCCAGCGTCTCCACCACATCGGTGAACTCACATCCCCCGTAGTAGCGCCGCCCCGGATAACCTTCGGCGTATTTGTTTGTGAATACCGAGCCCATGGCTTCCAGCACTGCCTCGCTCACGAAGTTCTCTGAGGCGATCAGTTCCAGCCCTTCGTGCTGGCGGCGGGTTTCGTTCTCTATCGCGGAGGCGATTTCAGCATCGACTTCGGCCAGCGGCCGCGACATCCAGTTCTGCTTCATTAGCTATTTCTCCCAGCCGATTCTACGCCCTGTGACGTTGCCCTCACACCCAACCCAGAAGTCGCACTGCTTCCAATGTTCATCCTGAGCGACGCGCCCGTGCTGATTTCCCGACCCGCGCTTTTTGCGGGTCGCGGGTGCGGAGTCGAAGGACCTTGCGGTTTTCTTTCTATCACGAGGACGTCAGGATGCCCCACAAAAGCTGCGTATCCTGCTTGATGTCGCCCCAAAAAGAAAAGGCCGGTCGTCTGCTAGACGCGGCCGGCCTTTCACGAAACATTACTTTCCGCTCTGTACTCCCCCTTCCACCTGATTCTTGCCCTCTTGTTTCTTACCGTAATTAATCCCCATCTTTACCTGCTGTATCGCCTGATCCACCAACTGCAGCGCCTGGGCCCGGTGACCTCCCTTATCGTGCTCGGCTTCCTGCAACTCCTTTTTTGCAGTTTGCAATGCATCCAGGGCAGCCCGCATATGCGGCTGGTTTTCTGCAGATACTCTTGGGACAACAGAACCCGCCATCACCAGGAGCAACACACAGGCGGGCAGAAACACACTGCTCTTCACAACCATTCTTCACCTCCAGTTGTTTTGCAGATGTGAGCTAAATGACCCCGGGTGCGCATTTTAGTTGCTGTCGGCAGGTCTGATAAACCGCGGGGAGTATAGGTTCAGGTACCTCCGGGACTTGTGAGCGCCGTTCCCTCCGGCCGATAATCGCCTCACATCATGATCGAGCATCAGACAATCGGCGTCCCCAAGGCGCCTAAAGCCCCGAAATTCATTCAGTTCGATACCTCCACGTTCGTGGCGCGGATCACCCTGAACCATCCGCCCTATAACGTCCTGACCGTGCCGCTGATGACCGAGCTGGCCGAGGCCATCGAAAGCCTCAACGGCCGTGGCGACATCAAGTGCATCCTGCTGGATTCTTCGCAGAAGACGTTCTCAGCCGGAATTTCGCTGGAAGATTCCCGTCCCGAGCGCGTCTTTCAGACGCTGGACGCCTTCACCCGTGTCTTTCAGGCCATCAGCGAGATTTCCAAGCCGCTGATTGTGGTCGTGAATGGCCCCGCGGTGGGCGCCGGCTCTGAGCTGGTCGCCTTCGGTGACATGATCATCGCCACCGCCAACGCTCGATTCGCGCAGCCTGAAGTGAAAATGGGAATCTTCCCTCCCTTCGCTGCCGTCATGCTCCCTCAACTCATTGGTCCGAAGAAAGCTTACGAGCTGATCCTCACCGGACAGGCCCTGACCGCGGAAGAAGCCGTGTCATTGGGCTTTGTGAACCGGGTGGTGCCGGAATCGGAACTGACAGCCACCGTCGATGAGGTCATCTCCCGCATCGGCGAATTCAGCGCTCCCGTGCTGGAGATGACCAAGATGGTGATCGGCCGCACTCTCGGCCTCCCGATCGATCAGGCCATGAAGAAGTCGCACGACATCTATCTCAACCAGCTCATGGATCTGGAAGATGCCCAGGAAGGTCTGCGCGCCGTCCTCGAAAAGCGCAAGCCCATCTGGAAGAACCGCTAAGCGACTGCTCACGAGAGCACAGTGGTTTCATCCACTTACCACGTGGGAACGGACGTCCCCGTCCGTTCAGGTCGAGGCGCAGCCTCGACAGCCATAAGTGTCTTGTCACAACGAGGCGGACAAGGCCCAACGAGGGATCTGCACTTACCACATGGAAACGGACGTCCCCATCCGTTCAGGTCGAGGCGCAGCCTCGACAGGCTACTCCCTCTTTCCCAGACCCCCCAATGACTCCAACATGGCCTTCACTTCCTCCGCATGCGGACCTTTCCCGTCCAATTCCATGTAACGGAGAAACGCCTCCTTCACCTGGGTGTAGCCCGGATCCGAACTGCCAACCTCGGTAAGACGGAGCAGGCAGATCCCGCGAAGATAATACGCTTCACTATTCTGCGGTTCGAGAGCATTCACCCGCCCCAGAGCCTCCGCCGCCTGTCGCAAGCTGGTCTGGGCGGTTTCCCCCGACTCATTTTCCGATTTCGCCAACAACACGTTTCCGGCATTCATATCGGCAATAGCATTGCCGCCCGGTGACAGCTCAGCGGCCCGCCCGAATTCACGCGCCGCATCATTCCAACGTTTCAGCTGCGCATATGCCTGCCCCAGGTTGTTGTAGTAAGCGACATGGGGGTGCAGCGAGATGGCGTGCTGGTAAGCGTGGATACTCTTCTCCAGAAGCGGCTCGGCTTGGCTGACCCCGGACGCGGCCGCCTGCCGGTAAGCCTCGCCCAGATGCGCCCACGGCAAATCGCGCTTGGGATCGATATCGACCGCTACGCCCAGCACCTCCGCCGCTGCCAGCCAGTTGCCCTGGGCGCCGAGCGCCTTGGCCTCCGCCAGCTTGGCGTTGATCGCCGCTATCTTCTCGTCCTCTTTGTTGTGCTCCGGCAGCAGGTATTCCGGCAGCGGAGTGCTCCCCAGAACCACTTCCTGATGCAGCCGGTCGCGCTTCACTTCGATGGAATCGTGGGCGATATCGAAATTGATGGTAATCAGCGAGTTGCTCCACGTGATCTGCAGTTGATGGAATTCGCCCACTTCCTTCCCCGCTTGGGTCACCCGCACGTTGTACACGCCCGACTCGACGCCGATATGGAAGTAGCTGCCATTCTCATTGGTGGTGACCTGGAAATGGTGTCCGGTTCCGGGATCCTGGAATTTGAGAACCGCATTCGCCAGCGGCTTGCCGTCCTCGCCCACGCATCTGCCACCCAACTGCGACAGCCAGGTTGCAGCCCATACCGCGTGCGCCGTCAACAGGATCGCTAGGATGAGGTGTCGCCGCATCTCGCAAACAGGATACGCTATTCGCCGCTCAGTACTGATTGCCAATTGCTGATTGCAGGATGCTGGGTTCTGGGCCACGCTCTTGTCATCACCGGCCGCACGCAGCCCGACGAGAGATCTTCAGTTCCCAAGAACACGTGGGAACGGACGTCCCATCGTTCAAGTCGAGCGCAGCTCGACGGCACCGGCGTTGGTTTTGAAAGGGCAGGGCCTCAGCCGCGCCGTCCACCGCCGCATAAATCCTGGGCTTCAGCCCCAGAGGAAAGGATCGCCTCTGCAGTAATGACGCTGCGTTTCCTCGGCTGACTACTGATTGCGGACTACTGATTGCGGACTACTGATTGCTTACTGCTCCTTCAGAACGCCCTGGCCACGAACTTCCCAATATGCCAGGCGTCTAGATACTTGAAAGGAGTCTCGCCCGTCGTGTAATGCCCGCAGGGAAGCACGGCCACGCGGTGGTTCAGGTTCCAGCGCTCGAAATTCTCCACCACTTGCCGTGAAAACTCGGGCAAAAAGGTCAGATCATATTTTGCGTAGACAATCAGCGATTTCTTCGGCCAGCGCGAGAATTTCTCAAAATACGCCATCGGGCTGATCGCCAGCCATGCCTGTCGCAGGCTCTCCAGCGTGATCGTGCTCTCGATCCCTGCTCGGATGTGTCGCGTCGACTGCCCCGTCCACACCACATCGGCAAAATACGTCGACGCATGGTTGAAGGCATTCACTCGCAGCCGCGTGTCGTGAGCACTGGCAATAAAGGCGTAGCACGAGCCCAGGCTGGTTCCCAGGATCCCGAACTCGCGGTAGCCCTCCGTCTCCAGCCAGTCCATACAGGAGCGAATATCGGCTACTGCCTGCCGGCAGGAAGAGAGCGTCATCCCCACATTGGCCGACACGGCGTAATCAGCGCGCTCAATCTCCGCCGGCCGCCGCACATCGTGATACGGCATGCTCAACCTCACTCCCGCCACGCCCAGCCGGTTGAAGATCCGGCACAGAGCATTGTGGCTGAGCGCATCGGCATTCCACTGCGGCAGCACAATCATGGCTCGCTTGCTGCGCTTTTGCGGAGCAAACCAACGCGCGTTGACCAGGTTGTTCTCCGCATAAGGCGAGCGCACGGCCGAAGTAAACCGCAGAAACGTCCCGACCTCCGGCTTGTGCCGCGCTCCGCCGTTCAATTGTTCCGCGCTGGTGGCGAAGCGCTCCACCTCTCGCTGCTCCAGGCGGAAATCAGCCGGCGTGTCGTAAGCGTAAAACTGATCGCTGTGCTTGACCAGGTATCGGTTTAACTCATGGAAAAACTGCTCATTG
The nucleotide sequence above comes from Terriglobales bacterium. Encoded proteins:
- the glyA gene encoding serine hydroxymethyltransferase, with amino-acid sequence MKQNWMSRPLAEVDAEIASAIENETRRQHEGLELIASENFVSEAVLEAMGSVFTNKYAEGYPGRRYYGGCEFTDVVETLARDRAKKLFGAEHANVQPHSGSSANMEAYGAVLQPGDTILGLNLAHGGHLTHGHHLNFSGKTYRVVPYGVTRETETIDYDELEKLAEKERPKLIIGGGSAYPRIIHFERMRQIADKVGALYLVDMAHFAGLVAGGVHPSPVPHAQIVTSTTHKTLRGPRAGMILCKQEFAAAIDKTVFPGDQGGPLVHMIAAKAVCFHEAMQPEFRGYAAQVVANARVLAETLAGEGFHVISGGTDTHLMLVDVFAQGMLGSEAEKALGEAAITVNKNAIPFDTNPPLKPSGIRIGSPAVTTRGMREGEMRQIAHWIAEALHHRNEADRLAGIRQQVLELAEAFPLYAERRARASAHAVPWA
- a CDS encoding carboxypeptidase regulatory-like domain-containing protein encodes the protein MRRHLILAILLTAHAVWAATWLSQLGGRCVGEDGKPLANAVLKFQDPGTGHHFQVTTNENGSYFHIGVESGVYNVRVTQAGKEVGEFHQLQITWSNSLITINFDIAHDSIEVKRDRLHQEVVLGSTPLPEYLLPEHNKEDEKIAAINAKLAEAKALGAQGNWLAAAEVLGVAVDIDPKRDLPWAHLGEAYRQAAASGVSQAEPLLEKSIHAYQHAISLHPHVAYYNNLGQAYAQLKRWNDAAREFGRAAELSPGGNAIADMNAGNVLLAKSENESGETAQTSLRQAAEALGRVNALEPQNSEAYYLRGICLLRLTEVGSSDPGYTQVKEAFLRYMELDGKGPHAEEVKAMLESLGGLGKRE
- a CDS encoding enoyl-CoA hydratase/isomerase family protein produces the protein MIEHQTIGVPKAPKAPKFIQFDTSTFVARITLNHPPYNVLTVPLMTELAEAIESLNGRGDIKCILLDSSQKTFSAGISLEDSRPERVFQTLDAFTRVFQAISEISKPLIVVVNGPAVGAGSELVAFGDMIIATANARFAQPEVKMGIFPPFAAVMLPQLIGPKKAYELILTGQALTAEEAVSLGFVNRVVPESELTATVDEVISRIGEFSAPVLEMTKMVIGRTLGLPIDQAMKKSHDIYLNQLMDLEDAQEGLRAVLEKRKPIWKNR
- a CDS encoding alpha/beta hydrolase family protein; the encoded protein is MLMLSRYQKWMYEWETRLTTRDTNRVVRPFAWGADWVMGWPGVNGNFPSADHQANEQFFHELNRYLVKHSDQFYAYDTPADFRLEQREVERFATSAEQLNGGARHKPEVGTFLRFTSAVRSPYAENNLVNARWFAPQKRSKRAMIVLPQWNADALSHNALCRIFNRLGVAGVRLSMPYHDVRRPAEIERADYAVSANVGMTLSSCRQAVADIRSCMDWLETEGYREFGILGTSLGSCYAFIASAHDTRLRVNAFNHASTYFADVVWTGQSTRHIRAGIESTITLESLRQAWLAISPMAYFEKFSRWPKKSLIVYAKYDLTFLPEFSRQVVENFERWNLNHRVAVLPCGHYTTGETPFKYLDAWHIGKFVARAF